The nucleotide sequence AAATCGCGTTGCGCTTTGGCATCTGTATGTTTTGACACAAGAAATAAAAACAAGCCAATAGCAACAATGGTAATGACCACAGCAACTGGAATGTTATGAAAAAAATGATAAATTCCCATAACGCCAGCTAGATAAATAACTACTCTAGATAAACTCAAAATCAAAAGCTTCTTTTTTAAAGTATCTATTTGATTTTGGAATAGTACTATCTGAGAATTATAAAATTGAATAGGACTATTCATTAAGTGTTTTTGTTTTAAAAACTTATCTCATCTAACTTTTCAAATACAGTAATCACAGCAGTTACAGCTTTTGCGTAAAATTCTGGTTGGATGTTTTCAAAATCGTCGGTTGGTTTGTGGTAGTCTTTATGGTCTTCTACACCAAAATATAAAAATGGAATTTCTTCTCTGTGAAATGGACCATGATCGGAAGAGAATATCCAACTTTGTTTACCATCTAATCCATCATGACCTACCGAAAGTTTGAAATTTTCAGGTAATTTCAAGCCTTCAATAGCTGGTTGCAGTTGTTTATATAAATTAGTTCCAACCACATACAGTTCGTTATTATCGTTACGACCAACCATGTCTAAATTAATATTCATGGCAATTTGTTCTTTGGGTAATGTATTGGTTTTCACAAAGTGACTAGCTCCTTGTAATCCCATTTCTTCAGCATCAAATGCTGCAATCACCACAGAATGTTTTGGTGGGTTATTTTTAAAATATTCAGCCATGGCAATTATAGCACTGGTTCCAGAAGCATCATCATCAGCACCATTAAAAACTTCACCATTATTTATACCAATATGATCGTAATGAGCCGAAATCACAATATATTTCTCAGCATGTTCAGTGCCTTTAATAAGACCTAAAACATTAGCACCTTCGTAGGTTTTTTTATCACGACGACCTTCAAAACTAAACGGTTGCGTGTAGTCTTCTAATAAAGGCGCAATACCATATTTTTTAAATTGAGATACTACATATTCTCTTGCTATTAATCCTCCTTTAGTACCAGTTTTTCTGCCTTCTAGAGAATCTAAGGATAAATATTTAACACGTTCTAAAAGCGCATCTGCGTCAAATAGGTCAATTGATTTTTTGATTGTTTCAGTCGTTTCAACCTCTTGTGTTGTATTGTTTGTTTGACCTTTGCAAGAAAAGGTGAATAAGGTAATTAATGCTAGGGAGTAAAGTCTAAATTTCATGTGTTTGCTTTTATTGTTTTTCAATGGTCACATGCAACATCCAAATTATCATCATCGGAGGATTAAAATTTTATTTATGGATGTTTCATTTTTTGATTTATTAAAAAAATCAAAGCTAACAAAAAAAACCTAAGATTTAACTTTAAAATTATGGTAATATCATTTGGTTAGAAAGTCAATAATTCAATATTATGTTTTGTGTTTTTTAACTGAGGAATATTGGCTTCTCTAACAGGATAGTACTTTACGTCTATTTCTTTTCCATTTCTTACTATTGTAAATTTTGCTTCATGCTCTGTTGATCCAAAGTATATGCTCCTACTTCTTACCATATCACCTTGCCTTAGTCCAGCTTTATAAGCTTTAGACGCTATGCTAACAGATTTAATACTTTTTTTATCTTCAGAAAACTCAAAACCTAAATCAAAAACGCTACAACTTGGGTCATATTCAAATTTAAAATCTGTAAATATAGTTTTAAGATCAAAGAGTTTTCCTTCTTCAATATGCTTATTAAAAAATGGTTTAATGTTATCATTTAAAAAGCCATTTGCCTTATTGACAAAATAATTATGAGTGATTTTTTGATTAGAATACATAGCGTCTTCTTTTATAGCCAACATTAAATTATCAAGTGATTGTTTTCCTTGGGAATCCTTCTTGATTTTATGATCTAAATAGAATGCGAATAAAGCACCTCGTCTGTACGGCAATTTTTCATAATCTCTACTTTGCCAAAAATTGTCATAATTTATATCGCTATTTGGAGACTCTTTTACAGGAGATGTATACAACAACCTTATAATTTCATTTATCTTATTTATATAGTAGCTTTTGTCGAGGTCATAAATTTTAAATTTTGATATGTTTTTACTGGTGTAGTAATCTGTAAATCCTTCGCTAAACCAATATTGCTCTTCTTCATTATCGTTTTTAATTAAGTGTCCTAGCCAATTGTGTAGTAGTTCATGGTTAAACAAATAGACCAATCCTTCCACTTGTAAATGTTCATTATTTGAAGCAGAACAATCAAAGGAATTTGTGAGTCCACTACCTTGAAAACTGCTTCCTTGCTCCTGGATAGTTGGTGTTAAGTTAACCGAAAAATACTGCTGGGAATGGTCATTCCAAAAATCACGTTGTGCAGTAATGGTCTTTTTAAGCATTTGAAGCATTGTAGAATCTTTGAATACTTTCCAACTACCTCGTGTTGAAAAAGCTACAGTATTGTTATTGATGTTTAATTGATATGTTCTATAATCGCCTCCAATAAAAACCGAATTGATAAATTCGCTTTCAGTTATGTTTTTTAAATTTTGAATACGTTCATTAGTTCCGAAACTGTTTTGAAGTTTATAATTTTCAGGAAATTTTTCCCAATTTAATGTAGCGTCAAAAGTTGTTTCCTTATTGTTCGAATATTCTAAGGGAATCATAAAGAGG is from Pontimicrobium sp. SW4 and encodes:
- a CDS encoding M28 family peptidase, with product MKFRLYSLALITLFTFSCKGQTNNTTQEVETTETIKKSIDLFDADALLERVKYLSLDSLEGRKTGTKGGLIAREYVVSQFKKYGIAPLLEDYTQPFSFEGRRDKKTYEGANVLGLIKGTEHAEKYIVISAHYDHIGINNGEVFNGADDDASGTSAIIAMAEYFKNNPPKHSVVIAAFDAEEMGLQGASHFVKTNTLPKEQIAMNINLDMVGRNDNNELYVVGTNLYKQLQPAIEGLKLPENFKLSVGHDGLDGKQSWIFSSDHGPFHREEIPFLYFGVEDHKDYHKPTDDFENIQPEFYAKAVTAVITVFEKLDEISF
- a CDS encoding M1 family aminopeptidase yields the protein MKIPKLLFLAVAFFIFGCKKELNNKIDYNISPISIEGKPMLKVNVTSNAELDGETTFLFFNDSWGEENLHNTIQSIKPLNIDSEVIVVKDSGWITIKHPKNIKTVNFEYIIKQDTEGDLTTNMIYRPVIQPAYFHVFAHSLFMIPLEYSNNKETTFDATLNWEKFPENYKLQNSFGTNERIQNLKNITESEFINSVFIGGDYRTYQLNINNNTVAFSTRGSWKVFKDSTMLQMLKKTITAQRDFWNDHSQQYFSVNLTPTIQEQGSSFQGSGLTNSFDCSASNNEHLQVEGLVYLFNHELLHNWLGHLIKNDNEEEQYWFSEGFTDYYTSKNISKFKIYDLDKSYYINKINEIIRLLYTSPVKESPNSDINYDNFWQSRDYEKLPYRRGALFAFYLDHKIKKDSQGKQSLDNLMLAIKEDAMYSNQKITHNYFVNKANGFLNDNIKPFFNKHIEEGKLFDLKTIFTDFKFEYDPSCSVFDLGFEFSEDKKSIKSVSIASKAYKAGLRQGDMVRSRSIYFGSTEHEAKFTIVRNGKEIDVKYYPVREANIPQLKNTKHNIELLTF